One region of Oreochromis aureus strain Israel breed Guangdong linkage group 19, ZZ_aureus, whole genome shotgun sequence genomic DNA includes:
- the LOC116325297 gene encoding tubulin beta-4B chain produces the protein MREIVHLQAGQCGNQIGAKFWEVISDEHGIDPTGTYHGDSDLQLERINVYYNEATGGKYVPRAVLVDLEPGTMDSVRSGPFGQVFRPDNFVFGQSGAGNNWAKGHYTEGAELVDSVLDVVRKEAESCDCLQGFQLTHSLGGGTGSGMGTLLISKIREEYPDRIMNTFSVVPSPKVSDTVVEPYNATLSVHQLVENTDETYCIDNEALYDICFRTLKLTTPTYGDLNHLVSATMSGVTTCLRFPGQLNADLRKLAVNMVPFPRLHFFMPGFAPLTSRGSQQYRALTVPELTQQMFDAKNMMAACDPRHGRYLTVAAIFRGRMSMKEVDEQMLNVQNKNSSYFVEWIPNNVKTAVCDIPPRGLKMAATFIGNSTAIQELFKRISEQFTAMFRRKAFLHWYTGEGMDEMEFTEAESNMNDLVSEYQQYQEATAEEEGEFEEEGEEDMA, from the exons ATGAGGGAAATAGTTCATCTGCAGGCCGGCCAGTGCGGCAACCAAATCGGCGCGAAG TTCTGGGAGGTTATAAGCGACGAACATGGCATCGATCCCACCGGGACTTACCACGGGGACAGCGACCTACAGCTGGAGCGAATCAACGTGTACTACAACGAGGCTACAG GTGGGAAGTATGTCCCTCGTGCGGTCCTGGTGGACTTGGAGCCGGGCACAATGGACTCTGTGAGGTCTGGCCCCTTCGGTCAGGTGTTTAGACCTGACAACTTTGTCTTTG GTCAGAGCGGGGCAGGGAACAACTGGGCTAAAGGCCACTACACTGAGGGGGCGGAGCTGGTGGATTCAGTCCTGGATGTGGTGAGGAAGGAGGCAGAGAGCTGCGACTGCCTCCAGGGCTTCCAACTCACGCACTCCCTGGGCGGAGGTACGGGCTCCGGCATGGGCACGCTGCTCATCAGCAAGATCCGCGAGGAATACCCGGATCGCATCATGAACACTTTCAGCGTGGTTCCCTCCCCCAAG GTGTCCGACACAGTGGTGGAGCCATACAACGCCACCCTCTCCGTACACCAGCTGGTAGAGAACACGGACGAGACTTACTGCATCGATAACGAGGCCTTGTACGACATCTGCTTCCGCACGCTGAAGCTCACGACGCCCACCTACGGCGACCTTAACCATCTTGTCTCGGCCACAATGAGCGGCGTGACCACCTGCCTCCGCTTTCCCGGCCAGCTCAACGCGGACCTGAGGAAACTGGCCGTGAACATGGTGCCGTTTCCCAGGCTGCACTTCTTCATGCCGGGCTTTGCGCCCCTGACCAGCCGCGGCAGCCAGCAGTACAG GGCGTTGACCGTTCCCGAGCTGACCCAGCAGATGTTCGACGCCAAGAACATGATGGCAGCATGCGACCCACGCCACGGGCGCTACCTAACGGTCGCCGCCATCTTCCGAGGCCGCATGTCCATGAAGGAGGTGGACGAGCAGATGCTGAACGTGCAGAACAAGAACAGCAGCTACTTCGTGGAGTGGATCCCCAACAACGTGAAGACGGCCGTCTGCGACATCCCGCCGCGCGGCCTCAAGATGGCTGCCACATTCATTGGCAACAGCACGGCCATCCAGGAGCTGTTCAAGCGCATCTCTGAGCAGTTCACCGCCATGTTCCGCCGCAAGGCCTTCCTTCACTG GTACACGGGCGAGGGCATGGACGAGATGGAGTTCACGGAGGCCGAGAGCAACATGAACGACCTGGTGTCCGAGTACCAGCAGTACCAGGAGGCCACGGCCGAGGAGGAGGGAGAGTTCGAggaggagggtgaagaggaCATGGCCTAA